A single Planctomycetota bacterium DNA region contains:
- a CDS encoding citrate synthase (catalyzes the formation of citrate from acetyl-CoA and oxaloacetate) produces the protein MTAPNSDAGTAAGGPPPVARGLAGVIAGETAISSLDSGLRYRGYGIEPLARAADFEDVAYLLLHGELPDRAEHGRFTARVQAAAATPDRTVIDALALLAAREPEAAPMDALRTGVSILGQITRDEAPGPHAALVAAAERLIGQVPAILAAWLDLVAGRPVARWPDAALAPALLERLTGAAPTAAAVAAFGATLVLYAEHEFNASTFAARTVVSTGSDMHSAIVAAIGTLKGPLHGGANEKVLEVLAAIGAADRAAPWLEEQFAGKRVVMGFGHRVYKHGDVRAKLLGELCAAMVRGTPGEDLETLARRVEEIMLERKGLRPNLDWPAARVYHALGLPVKVFTPIFVVARMSGWTAHVIEQAGDNRLIRPLSLYAGPAPRDYRPLGSR, from the coding sequence ATGACCGCTCCCAATTCCGACGCCGGCACCGCGGCCGGCGGACCCCCGCCTGTCGCCCGCGGTCTGGCCGGCGTGATCGCCGGTGAGACGGCGATCTCGTCGCTCGACAGCGGCCTCCGCTACCGGGGCTACGGGATCGAGCCGCTCGCCCGGGCGGCCGACTTCGAGGATGTCGCCTACCTGCTTCTCCACGGCGAGTTACCCGACCGCGCCGAACACGGCCGGTTCACGGCGCGCGTCCAAGCGGCCGCGGCAACGCCCGACCGGACCGTGATCGATGCCCTGGCCCTGCTCGCCGCCCGCGAGCCGGAGGCGGCGCCGATGGACGCCCTCCGGACCGGCGTCAGCATCCTCGGCCAGATCACGCGCGACGAGGCCCCGGGACCCCATGCCGCCCTCGTCGCCGCGGCCGAGCGGCTCATCGGCCAAGTGCCGGCGATTCTCGCCGCCTGGCTCGACCTCGTCGCCGGGCGCCCCGTGGCCCGCTGGCCCGATGCGGCGCTGGCCCCGGCGCTCCTCGAGCGACTCACTGGCGCCGCCCCCACCGCGGCCGCTGTCGCGGCCTTCGGGGCGACCCTCGTCCTCTACGCCGAGCACGAGTTCAACGCCTCGACGTTCGCCGCCCGGACGGTGGTTTCGACAGGCTCCGACATGCATTCGGCGATCGTGGCGGCGATCGGCACCCTCAAGGGCCCGCTCCACGGCGGTGCCAATGAGAAGGTCCTCGAGGTCCTCGCCGCGATCGGCGCGGCCGATCGGGCCGCCCCCTGGCTCGAGGAGCAGTTCGCCGGCAAACGCGTCGTGATGGGGTTCGGCCACCGTGTCTACAAGCACGGCGACGTCCGGGCGAAGCTCCTCGGCGAGCTGTGCGCCGCGATGGTCCGCGGCACGCCCGGCGAGGACCTGGAGACGCTGGCGCGGCGCGTCGAGGAGATCATGCTCGAGCGCAAGGGGCTGCGGCCGAACCTCGACTGGCCGGCAGCCCGCGTCTACCACGCCCTCGGCCTGCCGGTGAAGGTGTTCACGCCGATCTTCGTCGTCGCCCGGATGAGCGGCTGGACGGCCCACGTCATCGAACAGGCGGGGGACAATCGGCTCATCCGCCCCCTGTCGCTCTACGCCGGCCCTGCCCCGCGCGACTACCGGCCCCTCGGGAGCCGGTAG
- a CDS encoding DUF1573 domain-containing protein produces MNLPRTTLVAVCLAVVSAAPAVAQDWAKKMFTETSHNFGTVARGAKTEHRFVFANTYKEDVHVVSVRSSCGCTSPKVSRHDLKTGESAEIIATFNTHSFVGQRGATLTVTFDKPFYAEVQLRVSGNIRGDVAFTPAFVDLGKVPFGSGAEQKVRVSRSGDFPWVIQDVRSVNSNFEVMLSKPQRSGGQSSYDLTFRLKPGAPAGFLKGQLILVTNDPRATQIPMDVEGLIVAPVTVSPQLLAMGAVPCGGTVTKNVVVKADRPFKVTGIDCGDDCITCPAKPEPALVHILPVTFKAGDATGKIERELKIATDLGENVVPSVLVQATVEPAAEAPPANGAGPATSAAAAL; encoded by the coding sequence ATGAACCTCCCGCGCACCACCCTCGTCGCTGTCTGTCTCGCCGTCGTCTCGGCCGCGCCCGCCGTGGCCCAGGACTGGGCGAAGAAGATGTTCACCGAAACCTCCCACAACTTCGGCACCGTCGCCCGGGGCGCGAAGACGGAGCACCGGTTCGTCTTCGCCAACACCTACAAGGAAGACGTCCACGTCGTCTCCGTGCGGTCGAGTTGCGGGTGCACCTCCCCCAAGGTCTCCCGCCACGACCTGAAGACCGGGGAGAGTGCCGAGATCATCGCCACGTTCAACACCCACTCGTTCGTCGGCCAGCGCGGCGCCACGCTGACGGTGACGTTCGACAAGCCGTTCTATGCCGAGGTCCAGCTCCGGGTCAGCGGCAACATCCGCGGCGACGTCGCCTTCACCCCCGCGTTCGTCGACCTCGGCAAGGTGCCCTTCGGGAGCGGCGCCGAGCAGAAGGTCCGCGTCTCTCGGTCGGGTGATTTCCCCTGGGTGATCCAGGATGTCCGGAGCGTCAATTCCAATTTCGAAGTCATGCTCTCGAAGCCGCAGCGGAGCGGCGGCCAGTCGTCGTACGACCTCACCTTCCGGCTCAAGCCCGGGGCTCCGGCGGGGTTCCTCAAGGGCCAGTTGATCCTCGTCACCAACGACCCGCGGGCGACGCAGATCCCGATGGACGTCGAGGGTTTGATCGTGGCCCCGGTCACCGTCAGCCCGCAGCTGCTGGCGATGGGCGCCGTCCCCTGTGGCGGGACGGTGACGAAGAACGTCGTCGTCAAGGCCGACCGGCCGTTCAAGGTGACGGGCATCGATTGCGGCGACGACTGCATCACCTGCCCGGCGAAGCCCGAGCCGGCCCTGGTCCACATCCTGCCGGTGACGTTCAAGGCCGGCGACGCGACCGGCAAGATCGAGCGCGAGCTGAAGATCGCCACCGACCTGGGCGAGAACGTCGTCCCGAGCGTGTTGGTGCAGGCCACGGTCGAGCCGGCTGCCGAGGCCCCGCCGGCCAACGGCGCGGGGCCGGCGACATCCGCCGCCGCGGCGTTGTGA
- a CDS encoding methylisocitrate lyase has translation MQPEAVPPAPAGPATAAGGAALRSAVAAGQIAIVGAPLAIAAKLVERSGFDAVYLSGAALSAGGLAVPDVGLFSRAQLVEQTRILARAVTIPLVVDADTGFGGPDEVARTVRLLEEAGAAAIQIEDQVAVGKRCGHLAGKQVIAAAEMAEKVAAAAEARRDRDLVIIARSDARGVAGLDDCLRRLEAYRDAGADWLFPEALATRDEFTTVGGVFRGRLPLVANMTEFGAGPLLDRDDLESAGFAAVLYPMTLLRLAMTAMEAGLAILAEEGSQEELVDSMQSREELYELLDYDPAHPERWLEANGLGGATGADGASPR, from the coding sequence ATGCAACCCGAAGCCGTCCCTCCCGCCCCGGCAGGCCCCGCCACGGCCGCCGGCGGCGCCGCGCTCCGTTCCGCAGTGGCTGCCGGGCAGATCGCGATCGTCGGAGCGCCACTGGCGATCGCCGCGAAACTCGTCGAACGCTCCGGCTTCGACGCCGTCTACCTGTCGGGCGCCGCGCTGTCGGCCGGTGGCCTCGCCGTGCCCGACGTCGGACTGTTCTCCCGCGCGCAGCTGGTCGAGCAGACCCGGATCCTCGCCCGGGCGGTGACGATTCCGCTCGTCGTCGATGCCGACACCGGGTTCGGCGGTCCCGACGAGGTGGCCCGCACCGTCCGGCTCCTCGAGGAAGCCGGGGCGGCGGCGATCCAGATCGAAGACCAGGTCGCCGTCGGCAAGCGCTGCGGCCACCTCGCCGGCAAGCAGGTGATCGCCGCCGCCGAGATGGCCGAAAAGGTGGCCGCCGCGGCCGAGGCCCGGCGCGACCGCGATCTGGTGATCATCGCCCGGTCCGACGCGCGGGGCGTCGCCGGCCTCGACGACTGCCTCCGCCGGCTCGAGGCCTACCGCGACGCCGGCGCCGACTGGCTGTTTCCCGAGGCGCTGGCCACGCGCGATGAGTTCACCACGGTCGGCGGCGTTTTCCGCGGCCGGCTGCCGCTGGTGGCCAACATGACCGAGTTCGGCGCCGGGCCGCTCCTCGACCGCGACGACCTGGAGTCGGCCGGATTCGCCGCGGTCCTCTACCCGATGACACTCCTCCGCCTGGCGATGACGGCGATGGAGGCGGGGCTGGCGATCCTCGCCGAAGAGGGCTCGCAGGAGGAGCTCGTCGACAGCATGCAGTCGCGGGAGGAGCTGTACGAACTGCTCGACTACGATCCCGCCCACCCGGAGCGCTGGCTCGAGGCCAACGGCCTCGGAGGCGCGACGGGAGCCGATGGAGCCTCGCCGCGATGA